The sequence AAAACAGCAAAATAGAGAGAATTCAGGTAATCTACCTGACAATCCATTTGCTATAGATTATTTTGTTTTTGATGAATATAAAAATGTTTTCATTTGTCCAAATAATGAAGAATTAACCCTTGATGGAGCATATCGTGCTCCACAAGAAAAAGGAGGGGGAAATAAAATCAAATTAGTCTATTCAAACTATCAAGCCTGCAAAAATTGCAAATACAAAGGAACCTGCTACACAACCAACCACAGAACAATAACAAGATACGTTCACGAAGTTACATACAAAGTAGAACGATTAATGTCCACTAAAGACGGAATAAAAGACTATAAACTACGCTCAAAGACAGTAGAAGCACACAACGGAACTTTCAAAAGAATTTATCACTACGATTACATTCCCATAATTGGCTTAAAAAGAGTACAGAATCTAATGTTCACAATTGTAGCATCCTACAACCTAATAAGACTATTTAATCTCATTAAAGAGAATAAAATGGATTTATATTCAATTATAAGTGCAATACAGTTCATATCACAAACTTAAAAAAACCAGGTTATCAAAATCAAAAAAAGGAGAAATTAAAAATGTTCAAAATTAAATAATTTCTGCCAACACTCATCTATATAGATTTGTGTTTAAAATAGCATATATTAGTTTTGATAATATCCTAAATAGGCGAACACATATTACAAAAGGGTGTTCGCCAAAATTGATTTTTTGATTTTTTGTCAAAAAA is a genomic window of uncultured Methanobrevibacter sp. containing:
- a CDS encoding transposase, which produces KQQNRENSGNLPDNPFAIDYFVFDEYKNVFICPNNEELTLDGAYRAPQEKGGGNKIKLVYSNYQACKNCKYKGTCYTTNHRTITRYVHEVTYKVERLMSTKDGIKDYKLRSKTVEAHNGTFKRIYHYDYIPIIGLKRVQNLMFTIVASYNLIRLFNLIKENKMDLYSIISAIQFISQT